In the Alphaproteobacteria bacterium genome, GCCCTGCCGGCGCAATTCGCGCAGCGCCGTCGCGCCGGTCGATTTGGAGAGCTTCTTGCCCTCCGCGTCGAAGATCAGCCGGTGGTGGTGATAGAGCGGAACCGGCAGGCCGAGCAGCGCCTGCAGCACGCGATGCACGCTGGTCGCCTGGTAGAGGTCCTGTCCCCGCACCACATGCGTGACCCCCTGCAGGGCATCGTCCACCACGACGGAAAGATGATAGCTGGTGGGCGTGTCCTTGCGGGCGAGCACCACGTCGCCCCATTTGTCGGGCTCCGCCATTCGCGTCTCGTGATCCTGCTTCGGATCGGCGCCGGTCTCGACCCATGTGAGCGCGCCGGCTCGTGCGAGCGCGGCGTTCATGTCGAGACGCAGCGCGTAGGGCTCGCTCGCCTTGCGGCGCGTGCGTTCTTCGTGGCTGAGCTTGCGGGAAAGGCCCGGATAGAGCGGCGCGCCGTCCGGATCGTGCGGCCAGTGCGGGTGGGAGTGCTCCGCCACATAGCGTGCGATGTCGCCGCGGCTCTCGAAGCTCGGATAGAGCAGCCCGTCGGCCTCCAGCTTCGCGAGCGCACGGGCGTAGGCGTCGAGATTTTCCGATTGGCGCCGCACCGGCTCCTCCCAGGCGATGTCAAGCCAGGCGAGGTCCTCGTAGATCGCCTGCTCGAACTCCGGCCGGCAGCGGGTTGGGTCGATGTCCTCGATGCGCAGCAGGAAACGGCCGCCGAGCGCGCGCGCCATTTCGAAATCGATCAGCGCCGAGAGCGCATGACCGAGATGCAGATGGCCGTTCGGCGATGGCGCGAAGCGGAAAACGGGTTGCTTCATGGCATCAGGCGTCATCATCCGCGAAGGCGGATGATCCAGTATCCTCTGTGCGTCCGAGTAAGCTATCAGCTTCGGAGTTTACTGGATGCCCGCCTTCGCGGGCATGACGGGCGCAGGCATGACCACCCACATCCACACCGAATCCGACCTCAAGCGCGGCATCGCGGCGCTGATCAAACTCGATCCGCGCTTCGCGCCGGTCTTCGCGCGCACCGGGCTGCCGCCGCTGCGGCGCCGCGAAGGCGGGTTCGCCGGGCTCGCGCAGATCGTCATGGGCCAGCAGCTCTCGACCGCGAGCGCCGCGGCGATCTTCGGCCGCCTTGAGGCGATCGCCGATCCGTTCGATCACGTGAGTGTCCTGCGCGCCCGCAAGGAGCGGCTCTTACGCGTTGGCCTCTCGAACGCCAAGGTGAAGGCGCTGAAGGAGATCGCGAAGGCGATTCGTGCAGAACAAATCGACCTGAATGCACTCTCCGACATCCCGGCCGATGACGCGCACAACGCGCTCACCGCGCTGCACGGGATCGGGCCATGGACCGCCGACCTCTATCTGCTCGCCTGCCTCGGCCATGCCGACGCCTGGCCGGCGGGCGACCTCGCACTGCAGGAGGCCGCGCGCGCGGCGTTCGACCTGCCCGCACGCCCGACCACCAAAGAGATGGGCCCGCTCGCGGAGAAATGGCGGCCCTATCGCGCAGTCGCGGCGCGGCTGCTCTGGAGCTACTATCGCGTCATGAAACGGCGCGAAGGCGTCCTGACCGAGCCTGCGGCAAAGCCTGCAACGCGAAAGCCAGCGAAGAGGCGAGCGACCCATGGCCGGTGAGATCGACGGCCCCCGTCTTGCGCCGAAAGAGGGCCCGGCGCGCCAGCTGGTCGTGTTCGTGCACGGCTATGGAGCGGACGGCAACGACCTGATCGAGATCGGCCGTGCGTGGCAGGTGTTCCTGCCCAACGCTGCATTCGTCTCGCCGCATGGGCCGCGCCCGTGCGGACAGGCGCCGATGGGCCGCGAGTGGTTTCCCTTGACGTTCCGCAGTCCGACCGAGCGCTGGGATGGGTGCAACCTGGCGGCGCCTTCACTCGATGCGTTCCTCGACGCCGAGCTCGCGCGTCACAATTTGCCGCCCTCCGCCCTCGCGCTGGTCGGTTTCAGTCAAGGCACGATGATGTCGCTGCATGTCGGGCTGCGCCGCGCGGTGCCGCCGGCCGCGATCGTCGGCTACTCGGGCATGCTGATTCTCGAAGGCGACACGGACGTCGTGGGCTACACGCCGCAGGTCCGCTCCCGTCCCCCGATCCTGCTTATCCACGGAGATCGCGATGAGCTGATCCCGATCGATGCGCTCTTCCACTCCACGAATGCGCTCGCCGCGATGGAAATTCCCGTGGAGTGGCACATTTCAGCCGGTTTCAGCCATGAGATCGACCCCGAGGGACTGCGCCAGGGCGGCGACTTCCTCGCCCGCCGGTTCCGCGCCATGCGCAGCGTCAGGCCGTAAGATGCTCGCCCGGCTTCACAATCCCGTCACGGTCCTTGTAAAGTATCGGTGTCGCCGCACCGCGGCATCACGGAGGATGGGACAGCCTTGAACGCCCACGTGCCGAACAGCGGGTGGCCCGCGCTGGTGCTCAACGCGGACTTCCGGCCGCTCAGCTACTATCCCCTGTCGCTGTGGTCGTGGCAGGACGCCATCAAGGCCGTCTTCCTCGAGCGCGTGAACATCGTCGCGCAATACGACAAGCTGGTGCACTCGCCGAGCCTGGAGATGAAGCTGCCGAGCGTGGTGTCGCTCAAGACCTACGTGAAGCCTTCGACCCACCCGGCCTTCACGCGCTTCAACGTGTTCCTGCGCGACAAGTTCTCCTGCCAGTTCTGCGGCACGCGCGACGAGCTGACCTTCGACCACCTGCTGCCGCGCTCGCGCGGCGGGCATACCGTGTGGGACAACG is a window encoding:
- the gluQRS gene encoding tRNA glutamyl-Q(34) synthetase GluQRS; the protein is MKQPVFRFAPSPNGHLHLGHALSALIDFEMARALGGRFLLRIEDIDPTRCRPEFEQAIYEDLAWLDIAWEEPVRRQSENLDAYARALAKLEADGLLYPSFESRGDIARYVAEHSHPHWPHDPDGAPLYPGLSRKLSHEERTRRKASEPYALRLDMNAALARAGALTWVETGADPKQDHETRMAEPDKWGDVVLARKDTPTSYHLSVVVDDALQGVTHVVRGQDLYQATSVHRVLQALLGLPVPLYHHHRLIFDAEGKKLSKSTGATALRELRRQGKTPADIRRIVGLE
- a CDS encoding DNA-3-methyladenine glycosylase 2 family protein gives rise to the protein MTTHIHTESDLKRGIAALIKLDPRFAPVFARTGLPPLRRREGGFAGLAQIVMGQQLSTASAAAIFGRLEAIADPFDHVSVLRARKERLLRVGLSNAKVKALKEIAKAIRAEQIDLNALSDIPADDAHNALTALHGIGPWTADLYLLACLGHADAWPAGDLALQEAARAAFDLPARPTTKEMGPLAEKWRPYRAVAARLLWSYYRVMKRREGVLTEPAAKPATRKPAKRRATHGR
- a CDS encoding phospholipase; the encoded protein is MAGEIDGPRLAPKEGPARQLVVFVHGYGADGNDLIEIGRAWQVFLPNAAFVSPHGPRPCGQAPMGREWFPLTFRSPTERWDGCNLAAPSLDAFLDAELARHNLPPSALALVGFSQGTMMSLHVGLRRAVPPAAIVGYSGMLILEGDTDVVGYTPQVRSRPPILLIHGDRDELIPIDALFHSTNALAAMEIPVEWHISAGFSHEIDPEGLRQGGDFLARRFRAMRSVRP
- a CDS encoding HNH endonuclease; amino-acid sequence: MNAHVPNSGWPALVLNADFRPLSYYPLSLWSWQDAIKAVFLERVNIVAQYDKLVHSPSLEMKLPSVVSLKTYVKPSTHPAFTRFNVFLRDKFSCQFCGTRDELTFDHLLPRSRGGHTVWDNVVAACSPCNLRKGNMTPDEAGMHPSQMPFQPSVQHLHRNGRLFPPNYLHDSWLDYLYWDTELEP